From Chryseobacterium shandongense, the proteins below share one genomic window:
- the recF gene encoding DNA replication/repair protein RecF (All proteins in this family for which functions are known are DNA-binding proteins that assist the filamentation of RecA onto DNA for the initiation of recombination or recombinational repair.) yields MIIKKLSLYNFKNHSEKKFEFSPQINCFVGNNGAGKTNILDALHYLSVGKSFLGNTDLNNIRHDEDFFTIDAEIINEDSEDVIKISQPKEAKKIIKKNDKSYDRLADHIGYLPSVMISPYDSNLISDSGESRRKFLDSMISQTDSEYLFDLIQYQKAIQQRNALLKYFAKNRVWDKDSLEIYDDPITRTGTKIFKKRRDFVEKLNPIVQSFYQIISGGMEHVSVIYESHLLENSFEDLLKESLDRDRMLTYTSKGIHKDDLLFEMDSVLIKKIGSQGQQKSFLISLKLAQMSLVKELTKKTPILLLDDIFDKLDDNRVSQLIELVNQENFGQIFITDTHRERTENVVKKINEESIIFDI; encoded by the coding sequence ATGATTATCAAGAAACTTTCGCTGTATAATTTCAAGAACCACTCTGAGAAGAAATTTGAGTTTTCGCCACAGATCAACTGTTTTGTGGGAAACAATGGTGCAGGAAAAACCAATATCCTGGATGCGTTGCATTATCTTTCGGTAGGAAAAAGTTTTTTGGGAAATACGGATCTGAATAATATCCGGCATGACGAAGATTTTTTCACGATCGATGCCGAAATTATCAATGAAGACAGTGAAGATGTTATTAAAATTTCACAGCCGAAAGAAGCCAAAAAGATTATCAAAAAGAACGATAAAAGCTACGACCGTCTGGCTGATCATATCGGCTATTTGCCCAGCGTCATGATCTCTCCTTACGATTCTAACCTGATTTCAGATTCGGGAGAAAGCAGAAGGAAGTTTCTGGATTCGATGATTTCGCAGACTGATTCCGAATATCTTTTTGATCTCATCCAATATCAGAAAGCCATACAGCAAAGAAACGCTTTGTTAAAATATTTCGCTAAAAACCGGGTTTGGGATAAAGACTCCCTGGAAATTTATGATGATCCCATTACCAGAACCGGAACCAAAATCTTCAAAAAGCGAAGAGATTTTGTGGAAAAACTTAATCCTATTGTTCAGAGCTTTTACCAGATTATTTCGGGAGGAATGGAACATGTTTCGGTGATTTATGAATCCCATCTGCTGGAAAATTCATTTGAAGATTTATTAAAAGAAAGCCTGGACCGTGACAGGATGCTTACCTATACTTCAAAAGGTATCCATAAAGATGATCTTCTTTTTGAAATGGATTCTGTTCTGATTAAAAAAATAGGATCGCAGGGACAGCAAAAGTCTTTCCTTATTTCCTTAAAACTGGCACAAATGAGCCTTGTAAAAGAACTCACCAAAAAAACGCCGATCCTGCTGCTGGATGATATTTTTGATAAGCTTGATGACAACAGGGTTTCTCAACTTATTGAGTTGGTAAATCAGGAAAACTTCGGGCAGATTTTTATTACCGATACGCATCGGGAACGTACGGAAAATGTGGTGAAAAAAATTAATGAGGAAAGTATTATTTTTGATATATGA